A single region of the Gossypium arboreum isolate Shixiya-1 chromosome 12, ASM2569848v2, whole genome shotgun sequence genome encodes:
- the LOC108478759 gene encoding phosphate transporter PHO1 homolog 1 translates to MMSSRKHSLSNSYSNSPIVPLSPLALSQDQDRSMVKFSKQFEGQLVPEWKEAFVDYWQLKEDLKKIRLLNNNTTTNTHQTTSFPHNLLSSISKFGLFGRRRDQGVIQVHKRLTASASKGGDLLYETELLEQFADTDAAKQFFECLDMQLNKVNQFYKTKEKEFLERGECLKKQMQILSELKTIIKQQQHRKGEEEDASISCSISCEEDSVRDRTEQEQQQQDSFMDELERNEVPFPDSPTSDEIGKPTDINMKTEKGKLRTLSGRVFSFQGKSLRINIPLTTPSRTFSAISYLVWDDLVNQSSKKCGPQGRGKLHINKSKLHHAQKMIKGAFLELYKGLGYLKTYRHLNMLAFIKILKKFDKVTEKQVLPVYLKVVESSYFNSSDKVMNLSDEVEDLFIMHFADEDRRKGMKYLRPRQRKESHAVTFFIGLFAGCFVALLAGYIIMAHITGMYRRQPDSIYMETTYPVLSMFSLLFLHFFLYGCNIFMWRKARINYSFIFELAPTKELKYRDVFLICTTSMTAVVGIMFVHLSLVTKGHSYAQVQAIPGLLLLAFVLLLVCPFNIFYHSSRYRLLGVIRNIILSPLYKVVMLDFFMADQLCSQVPMLRNLEYVACYYITGSYKTQDYGYCMRAKHYRDLAYAVSFLPYYWRAMQCARRWFDEGQTNHLVNLGKYVSAMLAAGAKVAYEKERSIGWLCLVVVMSSAATVYQLYWDFVKDWGLLQMNSKNPWLRNELMLRRKFIYYFSMGLNLILRLAWLQTVVHSTFEHVDYRVTGLFLAALEVIRRGLWNFYRLENEHLNNAGKFRAVKTVPLPFHEVDEEE, encoded by the exons atgatgTCTTCCCGTAAACACTCACTCAGCAATTCCTATTCCAATTCACCTATTGTGCCACTGTCACCACTTGCTCTCTCCCAAGATCAAGATAGAAGCATGGTCAAGTTCTCAAAGCAGTTCGAAGGGCAGCTTGTTCCCGAGTGGAAAGAAGCTTTTGTTGATTACTGGCAACTCAAAGAGGACCTCAAGAAAATACGTCTCCTTAATAATAATACTACTACCAATACTCATCAAACCACTTCTTTTCCCCATAATCTCTTGTCTTCAATCAGCAAGTTTGGTTTATTTGGCCGACGTAGAGACCAGGGTGTCATTCAA GTTCACAAGCGACTGACCGCTTCGGCTAGCAAAGGAGGAGATTTGTTGTACGAGACAGAATTGCTAGAGCAGTTTGCTGATACTGATGCTGCCAAACAATTTTTTGAATGTTTGGACATGCAACTTAACAAAGTGAACCAGTTTTATAAAACAAAGGAGAAAGAGTTCCTGGAAAGAGGAGAATGTTTGAAGAAACAAATGCAGATTCTGAGTGAGCTCAAAACTATTATCAAGCAACAGCAGCACCGCAAAGGAGAGGAGGAGGACGCCTCCATTTCCTGCTCTATCTCTTGCG AGGAGGACTCTGTCCGGGACAGAACAGAGCAAGAACAACAGCAGCAAGACAGCTTCATGGATGAATTGGAGAGAAATGAAGTGCCCTTTCCAGACTCTCCAACATCAGATGAGATCGGGAAACCAACAGATATCAATATGAAAACAgagaaaggaaaattaagaacGCTGTCAGGTCGTGTATTCAGTTTCCAGGGAAAGAGCCTAAGAATAAACATTCCTCTCACTACACCATCTCGTACCTTCTCCGCTATCAGTTACCTTGTTTGGGACGATTTAGTCAACCAGTCTTCAAAGAAATGTGGACCTCAAGGGCGTGGTAAGCTGCATATCAACAAGTCCAAGCTGCATCATGCTCAGAAGATGATCAAAGGAGCTTTCTTAGAGCTATATAAAGGATTGGGTTATCTCAAAACTTACAG GCACTTGAACATGCTTGCTTTTATAAAAATTCTCAAGAAgtttgacaaa GTTACTGAAAAACAAGTTCTTCCCGTCTATCTTAAAGTAGTGGAGAGTTCCTATTTCAACAGCTCAGATAAG GTAATGAACTTATCAGATGAAGTTGAGGATCTATTTATCATGCATTTTGCTGATGAAGATCGCAGGAAGGGTATGAAATATCTCAGACCACGACAGCGTAAAGAATCACATGCTGTAACCTTCTTCATTG GGCTCTTCGCTGGGTGTTTCGTGGCCCTTCTTGCCGGATACATCATTATGGCTCATATCACTGGGATGTATAGAAGACAACCAGATTCAATTTATATGGAAACAACCTACCCTGTACTTAG CATGTTCAGTCTATTGTTCCTACACTTCTTTTTGTATGGTTGCAACATTTTCATGTGGAGAAAAGCTCGTATCAATTACAGCTTCATCTTTGAGTTAGCTCCCACCAAGGAGCTTAAGTACAGAGATGTTTTCTTAATCTGTACTACTTCAATGACGGCTGTTGTAGGAATCATGTTTGTTCACTTGTCACTGGTTACAAAAGGGCATTCATACGCCCAGGTTCAAGCAATACCCGGTCTCCTCTTATTG GCCTTCGTTTTATTGCTAGTCTGCCCCTTCAACATCTTCTACCATTCAAGTCGTTATCGTCTCCTTGGTGTGATACGTAACATAATTTTATCACCTCTCTACAAG GTTGTGATGTTGGATTTCTTCATGGCTGATCAACTTTGTAGTCAG GTACCAATGCTTAGGAACCTCGAGTACGTCGCTTGTTATTACATAACTGGAAGCTACAAAACTCAAGACTACGGATATTGCATGAGAGCCAAGCATTACAGAGATCTTGCTTATGCAGTGTCCTTCCTACCTTATTACTGGAGAGCTATGCAG TGTGCTCGACGGTGGTTTGATGAAGGACAGACCAATCACCTTGTCAATCTAGGTAAATATGTATCAGCAATGTTAGCAGCAGGGGCCAAAGTGGCGTACGAGAAAGAAAGGAGTATCGGATGGCTATGTCTTGTAGTTGTCATGTCAAGTGCTGCAACAGTGTACCAGTTGTATTGGGACTTTGTAAAGGACTGGGGTTTGCTTCAAATGAATTCCAAGAACCCTTGGCTAAGGAATGAACTAATGCTTCGTCGAAAGTTCATTTACTACTTCTCCATG GGATTGAACCTTATCCTCAGGCTGGCTTGGCTGCAAACAGTTGTCCATTCAACCTTTGAGCATGTTGATTACAGGGTAACCGGGCTGTTTTTGGCGGCGCTTGAGGTGATTAGAAGAGGACTGTGGAATTTCTACAG GCTGGAGAATGAGCATCTAAATAATGCTGGCAAGTTCAGGGCAGTAAAGACAGTACCACTTCCCTTTCATGAAGTAGATGAGGAAGAGTGA
- the LOC108478549 gene encoding uncharacterized protein LOC108478549, protein MGSATCSIFFFSSSLSFPKLSSHSSNYKLITSLPFFYSFSPISSLKLSHPSLPVLPKRAFRVLASDSTTGPHENTASSGADSKIDIKLPRRSLLVQFTCGECGERTERLINRLAYERGLVYVQCAGCLQYHKLADNLGLVVEYELRDEM, encoded by the exons ATGGGTTCAGCAACATGCAgtatcttcttcttctcctcctctctttcttttccaaaacTCTCCTCTCACTCTTCCAATTACAAACTCATCACTTCCCTTCCATTTTTCTATTCTTTCAGCCCAATTTCCAG CCTGAAACTTTCACATCCCTCGCTGCCGGTGCTACCCAAGCGAGCATTTCGGGTTTTGGCTTCTGATTCTACAACGGGCCCGCATGAAAATACGGCTAGTTCCGGCGCT GATTCAAAAATTGACATAAAATTGCCAAGAAGAAGTTTACTAGTCCAGTTCACTTGTGGGGAATGTGGTGAAAGAACAGAGAGACTCATAAACCGCTTGGCCTATGAACGGGGACTCGTGTATGTACAg TGTGCAGGGTGTCTTCAATATCACAAATTAGCTGACAATCTCGGCCTTGTTGTTGAGTATGAATTAAGGGATGAAATGTGA